A window of the Chlorocebus sabaeus isolate Y175 chromosome 8, mChlSab1.0.hap1, whole genome shotgun sequence genome harbors these coding sequences:
- the RRS1 gene encoding ribosome biogenesis regulatory protein homolog yields MEGQSVEELLAKAEQDEAEKLQRITVHKELELEFDLGNLLASDRNPPTGLRCAGPTPEAELRALARDNTQLLINQLWQLPTERVEETIVARLPEPTTRLPREKPLPRPRPLTRWQQFARLKGIRPKKKTKLVWDEVSGQWRRRWGYQRARDDTKEWLIEVPGNADPLEDQFAKRIQAKKERVAKNELNRLRNLARAHKMQLPSAAGLHPTGHQSKEELGRAMQVAKVSTASVGRFQERLPKEKAPRGSGKKRKFQPLFGDFAAEKKNQLELLRVMNSKKPQLDVTRATNKQMREEDQEEAAKRRKMSQKGKRKGGRQGPGGKRKGGPPSQGGKRKGGLGGKMNSGPRGLGGKRKGGQRPGGKRRK; encoded by the coding sequence ATGGAGGGCCAGAGCGTGGAGGAGCTGCTGGCAAAGGCAGAGCAGGACGAGGCAGAGAAGTTGCAACGCATCACGGTGCACaaggagctggagctggagtttGACCTGGGCAACCTGCTGGCTTCGGACCGGAACCCCCCGACCGGACTGCGGTGCGCCGGACCCACGCCAGAGGCCGAGCTGCGGGCCCTGGCGCGGGACAATACGCAATTGCTCATCAACCAGTTGTGGCAGCTGCCCACGGAGCGCGTGGAAGAGACGATAGTGGCGCGGCTGCCGGAGCCCACCACGCGCCTGCCGCGAGAGAAGCCTCTGCCCCGGCCGCGGCCACTTACACGCTGGCAGCAGTTCGCGCGCCTCAAGGGCATCCGTCCCAAGAAGAAGACCAAGCTGGTGTGGGACGAGGTGAGCGGCCAGTGGCGGCGGCGCTGGGGCTACCAGCGCGCCCGGGACGACACCAAGGAATGGCTGATTGAGGTGCCCGGCAATGCCGACCCCTTGGAGGACCAGTTCGCCAAGCGTATTCAGGCCAAGAAGGAACGAGTGGCCAAGAACGAGCTGAACCGGCTGCGTAACCTGGCCCGCGCGCACAAGATGCAGCTGCCCAGCGCGGCCGGCTTGCACCCTACCGGACACCAGAGTAAGGAGGAGCTGGGCCGCGCCATGCAGGTGGCCAAGGTCTCCACCGCCTCTGTGGGGCGCTTCCAGGAGCGCCTCCCCAAGGAGAAGGCGCCCCGGGGCTCTGGCAAGAAGAGGAAGTTTCAACCCCTTTTCGGGGACTTTGCAGCCGAGAAAAAGAACCAGTTGGAGCTGCTTCGTGTCATGAACAGCAAGAAGCCTCAGCTGGATGTGACGAGAGCCACCAATAAGCAGATGAGGGAGGAGGACCAGGAGGAGGCCGCCAAGAGGAGGAAAATGAGCCAGAAGGGCAAGAGAAAGGGAGGCCGGCAGGGACCTGGGGGCAAGAGGAAAGGGGGGCCGCCCAgccagggagggaagaggaaagggggCTTGGGAGGCAAGATGAATTCCGGGCCGCGTGGCTTGggtggcaagagaaaaggagGACAGCGcccaggaggaaagaggaggaagtaA